In Caloramator sp. E03, the sequence TCTTCCCAATCTTTTCTGTTAAAGGTATGATCTGCACCTTCAACTATGTGAAGTACCGATTTTACCCCATAGATGTCAAGATATCTTTCTGATGCACTAAGGGGTACTGTCATATCCTTATCCCCATGAAGTAATAAAACGTTTTTATCAAAGGGTGAAGCCTTGCCATATATATCAAGATTTAACACATCATCTATAAAATCTTTTCCAACAAGCAGTCCTCCTGCATCGTAAAATCCAATTTCTCTTACTTTATCAATTTCTTCCTTAGTCCTTTGAGCTGTAATAATTTCCCCCATATTTCCTGCAGGTGCCCAAAGGCATAGAGATTTAATATCATCTTTGCATTCTCCTGCAAGCATGCTTGCAACAGCACCTCCCATGCTAAGCCCTAAAACTCCAATTCTTTGTAAATCTGCAAATTCCAATGATTTTGCATAGGATAGAATATCCTTTGCTTCTTCAAGCTCCCCTGACAGTGTCATGTCAATAAAATCTCCATCGCTCTCTCCGCTTCCTCCAAAATCAAATCTAAGGCTTGCTATTCCCTTTTTTTCAAGGAGCCTTGAAAGCTTTACAAATATAAAATGGGGCTCCATTTTATTTCCTGTAAAACCATGAAAAATGCAAACAACAGGGATTTTCCCCTTAGTATTTTCAGGATAATGAAGCATTCCCCTTAAAGTAAGATTTCTGCTTTTAAGTTCAACTGCCCTTTGCATATTATAACCTCCCCTTTATTTATTATTAAGCTAATTTTACAGATAAAAGCTATGCACAGGATTTTTATTTTTATGCACAACTTTAAACTATTTACTTAATCTATCCTTTATTGTTTTAAGCATATCCTCCGTTTCATAGTAAAGCTGCCATGCTGCTAATCCCTTTAAATTATATTTATTTAACAAATCAATTCTCCATGATAGAGTATCCTTATCCTCAACCCATGCAGCATGTTTCAAATTATCCTTATAATATTCAGCAATATATTGCTTTACTAGTTCATCATAATAAGCTGTTCCATTATTTTCACTTATTCTATCCTTTAAAGTCTGAAGTTTTAATGATTCGTAGCCTACAACAAATCTTTTGTTAGTATTTGCTTTAACTAAAGCTCCTGATTCAAAGGGTATATAATATATATTCTCTTCTTTTTCATCAGTAACCTTGTAAAATTTTTCTGAGGAAGAAATATATTTAAAAGTTCCATATTTAATATATTTGTTTTTTACTTCGTCATCAAAAACTTCTGATGTATAAGCATCTCCCTTTTTGAGGAGTACTACTGAATCATAGGGTAAATTTACATCTATCACTGCATAATCGTAGGTATAAAATGGAACTCCAAGCATAAGCTTATCCTTAGGCACTCCAAGATTTAAAGTTTCAGAAATAGCTTTTTCAGTCCAATTATATGAAGCTACAGAGCCTGCCTCCTTAAAGGAACCTCCATGTTCTCCATAGGCCATAAGTATCATGTAGTTACAATATTTTGAAAGCTCTGCCCTATCATAAAAATTACAGGAAGATACTTCAGGCCTTGTAATGTCTATTGATATTAATAAATTGCTGTATTTTGCCCTATTATAAAATTTTGAAACAAAATTAGTAAATCCATCTTTATTAGATAGTCCAAGCCCCTCAAAGTCTATATTTATTCCATCTATATTATAATCTGCAGCATATTTTATAATCTTATCTATTATAATACTGCTTAAAGTATCATCTGAAAAAATCTCACTTGCCCTTTTAGGGCTGCTCTCAAAAAAGCTTGCCCAAACCTGATACCCGTTTTTATGAGCTGTCTTTACAAAATCACTATCCCCCTTATCAACTACATCAATAGTATCTTCTTTAAAAGACAGCTCAAACCATGTGGGACAAAGAACATCAAGCCCTGTATCTGTGCTTTTTCTATTAACATAGTCCTTTTCATCATCCATAAATCTTTGATTATACTGCTTTCCATTTACATATATAAATCCAAGAGTTATATTATCTTTAAAGCTCATTCCTGTAAGTATCTGTGCACTTTGCTTTGGGATATATCTTAATTTTCCATAAAAATCTATTTTATAATAATCTCCTATCTCACCAATTGTTTTATAGCTTTTGCCTTTTATTGCATATCTTTCATCTAAATCTCCATTAGTGGATAGTAAAAGCGGTATATCCTCTTTCACAGATACATATACACCTAATTTGGGAGGAATATATTTTTTTACATAGCTTGAATAAATATATCCCTTTGGTGTTTTTAAGTATTTACCTGAGGTTCCTATTATGTCAACTATCTGACCTTTATTAAGGCTTCCTGTAATTTTCCCTTTTGAAGAGGGGGTTTTTCTTATGTACAATTTTTGTGCAACGACTATAGCCTTATAGCTTTGAAATTTAGCTGCGGCAAAGGCCTGAAAATTGATTTGAAATAGAAAAATCAAAGTTAAAGCTATAATTAATGATGATTTTAATCTTTTCAATTTTTTATCCTCCCATGAATTGAGATACAATTATATTTTACACTAATTAGTATAATGTTTCCAACTTATATTTAAACTCATATTTGGCTCAATCTTTTTTGAATTTAAGATATTTAATTTTTTTGCAATTAATATTCGTAAACAACCACCAGATAAAGGTAAAAACGCATAAAGACATAAAGTTTATTTTATTTTTAGGAATTCAGGGAAATATGAGTCTTAAACTAAAATATAATATTTTATGATATTTATCAAACTCCAGTAATATAGTATAATATCAATATAAACTTCTGAAAGGGCGGTACATATGGAGGAATTATTAAAGCAGTTAATCGTAG encodes:
- a CDS encoding alpha/beta hydrolase gives rise to the protein MQRAVELKSRNLTLRGMLHYPENTKGKIPVVCIFHGFTGNKMEPHFIFVKLSRLLEKKGIASLRFDFGGSGESDGDFIDMTLSGELEEAKDILSYAKSLEFADLQRIGVLGLSMGGAVASMLAGECKDDIKSLCLWAPAGNMGEIITAQRTKEEIDKVREIGFYDAGGLLVGKDFIDDVLNLDIYGKASPFDKNVLLLHGDKDMTVPLSASERYLDIYGVKSVLHIVEGADHTFNRKDWEDEVLEYTVEFFKGEFK
- a CDS encoding glycosyl hydrolase family 18 protein, which encodes MKRLKSSLIIALTLIFLFQINFQAFAAAKFQSYKAIVVAQKLYIRKTPSSKGKITGSLNKGQIVDIIGTSGKYLKTPKGYIYSSYVKKYIPPKLGVYVSVKEDIPLLLSTNGDLDERYAIKGKSYKTIGEIGDYYKIDFYGKLRYIPKQSAQILTGMSFKDNITLGFIYVNGKQYNQRFMDDEKDYVNRKSTDTGLDVLCPTWFELSFKEDTIDVVDKGDSDFVKTAHKNGYQVWASFFESSPKRASEIFSDDTLSSIIIDKIIKYAADYNIDGINIDFEGLGLSNKDGFTNFVSKFYNRAKYSNLLISIDITRPEVSSCNFYDRAELSKYCNYMILMAYGEHGGSFKEAGSVASYNWTEKAISETLNLGVPKDKLMLGVPFYTYDYAVIDVNLPYDSVVLLKKGDAYTSEVFDDEVKNKYIKYGTFKYISSSEKFYKVTDEKEENIYYIPFESGALVKANTNKRFVVGYESLKLQTLKDRISENNGTAYYDELVKQYIAEYYKDNLKHAAWVEDKDTLSWRIDLLNKYNLKGLAAWQLYYETEDMLKTIKDRLSK